The genomic interval CAGCTACTGAAATAGCTTTAGAAAATTTAGAAAACATACTACTACGCTTGGCGTCTTGTTTTCCTTTACGTTGTTGAATATTGTGCCATTTTGAATGTCCTGACATATATAATAAATTTAATTCTTATTAATTTTATCACATATTAGCCAAAAATCAAGAACCCCACCAAATTGGCAGGGTTCTTTTGATATTTTTATTTCTTAAAACCAGTACCAGCTGGAATTAAGCGACCAATAATTACATTTTCTTTCAAGCCTTCAAGGTAATCAACCTTACCTGTTAATGCAGTGTTGATCAGCACCTTAGCGGTTTCTTGGAAAGAAGCAGATGATAAGAAGCTTTGAGTAGAAAGTGCTACGCGCGATACGCCAAATAGCAATTCTTTTGCAGTAGACAGTTTGTTGTTATTCTTTTTTGCTGTTTGATTAGCAAACATGAATTGAGCTTTTTCTACCACTTCACCTGGCAACAATTCAGTATCACCAGCTTCTTCTACTTGCACACGACTAAACATCTGACAAATCAATAACTCTACATGTTTATCGT from Candidatus Komeilibacteria bacterium CG_4_10_14_0_2_um_filter_37_10 carries:
- a CDS encoding YebC/PmpR family DNA-binding transcriptional regulator, encoding MSGHSKWHNIQQRKGKQDAKRSSMFSKFSKAISVA